A window of Blastocatellia bacterium contains these coding sequences:
- a CDS encoding DDE-type integrase/transposase/recombinase — translation MISDNGPQFIARDFKEFINLMEMTHVRTSPYYPQSNGKMV, via the coding sequence ATTATTTCTGATAATGGGCCTCAATTTATTGCTAGGGATTTTAAGGAGTTTATCAACTTAATGGAAATGACCCATGTTCGTACTTCTCCTTATTACCCTCAAAGTAATGGAAAGATGGTATGA
- a CDS encoding transposase, whose protein sequence is MSGKPKRKYSPSEKVAILRKHLIEKVAISKVCEENRLQPKLFYKWQQEFFERGEMVFGIRGNGVGQNKEGKEKDEKIKLLEEKLVRKNEVVAELMEELIKAKKGTGVL, encoded by the coding sequence ATGTCAGGAAAACCCAAAAGAAAATATAGTCCAAGTGAGAAAGTAGCAATACTAAGGAAACATTTGATAGAAAAAGTAGCAATATCAAAAGTATGTGAAGAAAATCGATTACAACCCAAGTTATTTTATAAATGGCAGCAAGAATTTTTTGAGAGAGGAGAAATGGTATTTGGAATAAGGGGAAATGGAGTAGGACAAAATAAAGAAGGAAAAGAAAAAGATGAAAAAATAAAATTGTTAGAAGAAAAACTAGTACGAAAAAATGAAGTAGTAGCAGAATTAATGGAAGAACTGATAAAAGCAAAAAAAGGAACTGGGGTACTCTGA
- a CDS encoding protein kinase codes for MLVCPVCQTKYDDQLRQRCAKDFTPLEEVKTISSTPSEQIIAGRYRVIRKLGAGGMAVVHLVERLNIGDFAALKLMNQAIASDPESLAQFQMEARLAASASHPNVVQIYDFGITEDKLPYLVMEYLEGPNLSEELRKTGTLSLERALEIFQPICTALTATHASGLIHRDLKPSNVILQQLKWGGEFVKVVDFGIAKALTAAANPADKGAVVGTLGYMSLEQVKGEVLDNRSDIYSLAVIFYELLTGTLPFQANSTPQMLVAMAKEQPRSLKSLRPDIPSRIELILFKSLSKNRADRHASANELAQELMDAANRARPIFIPKASGEITQETFIDLETLKTATIATLNWQGTLGTLNLDFCLGREKEIEFLKENFLQISQGRNLPVVITSDPGAGRSQILLEYQRWAEREGAVILPARFYDYGGSQLAPYQVFLDMLRACLLGHRLPPITQKFNPGDTQKFQDPANTSQLTEMIQDRTGVILPEEAFSSEALSGGSTDKWRVFEAVTEIYKRIARSAPVVFLLDDLHFADSLSLEMLAYIIRNTTGIRLQVIATALVEEVQTKGKALRNWLAKQIGNNNYKEIFISGLPRSEAEILLAAIFGEIEISDSAIDYIWSETQGFPLFLVELLEHLMIAGKIEKVGNKWRANWFGQLEVPPSVNNLVNAKLRRFDQKQLEVFKHAAVIGDEFQFDVLVEALDIDEDELDEVLRQGVAAWILKEQQSASGDFFRFHHSMLRRALYNSMAKANRRKVHSKVAKTIETLQGSKKDRFVGQIAYHYYWGGEWQKAFVPAVRAGEIARKREAFSEAITYFRYGSEAMEQLQANEIKVEATLAGKMHVGLAEALIILNRFEDTEKELARIFELASQEKDIVLRAWGEFLASRYHQARGAMKRAVELAKLGLESIDEAKESVDYELHRRLLQQLGYTLWMSGQMDAAKEPLEKAVAIAEASTDNRPAGWALSYLGLMHCFRGNGTLAMELSEKGLKLLRASGDRVSEMFAWERVGIVYSMLGDQDRALYYFEGGLELARAIGHQHQQALMYIDLGEANRLKNNLVQAEQHYKKALTISRQTERSDVEALCMQNLGLVANSRKQFAEAANLLETALKLFQAQHRGISEAEVYWALAVAQEGLGQEELALENYKDAAKLCNKLSYLDYEWRALLGEGNILASNSQFQEAENVISEAILVIEKMKSQLPEGANLKGFLEEKQPVYDLFQKLKTKLTEI; via the coding sequence CTGGCCGTTACCGAGTTATTCGCAAACTAGGTGCAGGCGGTATGGCAGTAGTTCACTTAGTAGAAAGATTAAATATAGGTGATTTTGCTGCATTAAAATTAATGAATCAGGCTATTGCGTCTGACCCTGAATCACTAGCACAATTTCAAATGGAAGCCCGTCTTGCTGCTTCAGCTAGCCATCCTAATGTAGTACAAATTTATGATTTTGGAATAACTGAAGATAAATTGCCCTATCTGGTAATGGAATATTTAGAAGGGCCAAATCTTTCAGAAGAATTAAGAAAAACAGGTACTTTAAGCTTAGAAAGGGCATTAGAAATCTTTCAGCCAATTTGTACGGCTCTTACAGCAACACATGCTAGCGGACTTATTCACCGAGACTTAAAACCTTCTAATGTAATTTTGCAACAACTTAAATGGGGTGGGGAATTTGTTAAAGTTGTTGATTTTGGTATTGCTAAAGCTTTAACCGCTGCTGCTAATCCTGCCGATAAAGGCGCGGTAGTTGGTACATTAGGGTATATGTCTTTGGAACAAGTAAAGGGGGAAGTTTTAGATAATCGTTCTGATATTTATAGTTTAGCAGTAATATTTTATGAATTATTGACTGGAACACTTCCTTTTCAAGCTAACTCTACGCCTCAAATGCTTGTTGCAATGGCAAAAGAGCAACCTCGCTCACTAAAAAGCCTTAGACCTGATATTCCTTCTAGAATAGAGCTAATTTTATTTAAGTCTTTATCAAAAAATCGTGCTGATCGTCATGCCTCAGCTAATGAACTAGCTCAAGAGTTAATGGATGCGGCCAATCGTGCAAGACCTATTTTTATCCCTAAAGCAAGTGGGGAAATAACCCAAGAAACTTTTATTGATCTGGAAACCTTAAAAACAGCAACTATTGCAACCTTAAATTGGCAAGGAACACTTGGAACTCTTAACTTAGATTTTTGCTTAGGTAGAGAAAAAGAAATAGAATTCTTAAAAGAAAATTTTCTACAAATTTCTCAAGGCCGTAACTTGCCAGTAGTTATCACTTCTGACCCAGGGGCCGGACGTTCTCAAATTCTACTTGAATATCAACGTTGGGCTGAAAGAGAAGGCGCAGTAATTTTACCAGCAAGATTTTATGATTATGGTGGCAGTCAACTAGCTCCATATCAAGTATTTTTAGATATGTTAAGGGCATGTTTATTAGGCCATCGTCTGCCACCAATTACCCAAAAGTTTAACCCTGGTGACACACAAAAATTTCAAGACCCAGCTAATACTTCTCAGCTAACAGAAATGATTCAGGATAGAACAGGTGTAATTTTGCCTGAAGAAGCCTTTTCATCTGAAGCTCTTTCTGGTGGTAGTACAGACAAATGGCGTGTATTTGAAGCTGTAACAGAAATTTATAAGCGCATTGCCCGTTCTGCTCCTGTTGTATTTTTACTTGATGACCTACATTTTGCCGATAGTTTAAGCTTAGAAATGTTAGCTTATATTATTCGTAATACTACAGGGATTAGATTACAAGTTATTGCTACAGCTTTAGTTGAAGAAGTACAAACCAAAGGCAAAGCCTTACGTAATTGGTTGGCTAAACAAATTGGTAATAATAATTACAAAGAAATTTTTATTAGTGGACTTCCTAGATCTGAAGCAGAAATTTTACTAGCAGCTATTTTTGGAGAAATAGAAATTTCTGATTCAGCTATTGATTATATTTGGAGTGAGACACAAGGGTTTCCTCTATTTTTAGTTGAATTATTAGAACATTTAATGATAGCTGGAAAAATTGAAAAAGTTGGAAATAAATGGCGGGCTAATTGGTTTGGACAACTAGAAGTTCCTCCATCGGTTAATAATCTGGTTAATGCTAAATTAAGGCGGTTTGACCAAAAACAACTAGAAGTTTTTAAGCATGCTGCGGTAATTGGAGATGAGTTTCAATTTGATGTACTGGTAGAAGCACTTGATATAGATGAAGATGAACTAGATGAAGTATTGCGTCAAGGTGTGGCTGCCTGGATATTAAAAGAACAACAAAGCGCGTCAGGGGACTTTTTCCGCTTTCATCATAGTATGTTAAGACGTGCGCTTTATAACTCCATGGCTAAGGCTAATCGCCGAAAAGTACATTCTAAAGTAGCAAAAACAATTGAAACTTTGCAGGGTAGTAAAAAAGATCGTTTTGTAGGGCAAATTGCTTATCATTATTACTGGGGAGGAGAATGGCAAAAAGCTTTTGTTCCCGCTGTTAGAGCAGGTGAAATTGCTCGTAAAAGAGAAGCTTTTAGTGAAGCTATAACTTATTTTCGTTATGGCAGTGAAGCTATGGAGCAATTGCAAGCTAATGAAATAAAAGTAGAAGCTACACTTGCTGGAAAAATGCATGTAGGGCTAGCAGAAGCTTTAATTATCTTAAATCGTTTTGAAGACACCGAAAAAGAACTAGCACGAATTTTTGAACTAGCAAGCCAAGAAAAAGATATTGTTTTAAGAGCTTGGGGAGAGTTTTTAGCTAGCCGTTATCATCAAGCTCGTGGTGCTATGAAACGGGCCGTAGAGCTTGCAAAACTAGGTTTAGAGTCTATTGATGAGGCTAAAGAATCAGTAGATTATGAGTTACATCGTCGCTTATTGCAACAACTTGGCTATACTTTATGGATGAGTGGTCAAATGGATGCAGCAAAAGAACCGCTAGAAAAGGCGGTTGCTATAGCTGAAGCCTCTACAGATAATCGTCCAGCAGGTTGGGCATTATCTTATTTAGGACTAATGCACTGTTTCCGAGGCAATGGTACATTAGCAATGGAACTAAGCGAAAAAGGATTAAAACTGCTAAGAGCTTCTGGAGATCGGGTTAGTGAAATGTTTGCTTGGGAGCGAGTAGGCATTGTTTATAGTATGTTAGGAGATCAAGACCGCGCACTTTATTATTTTGAAGGTGGTTTAGAACTTGCTCGCGCTATTGGTCATCAACATCAACAAGCCCTTATGTATATTGATTTAGGGGAAGCTAACCGATTAAAAAATAATTTAGTTCAAGCTGAACAGCACTATAAAAAAGCTTTAACTATTTCTCGCCAAACTGAACGTTCAGATGTAGAAGCTTTGTGTATGCAAAACCTAGGACTAGTTGCTAATTCACGTAAGCAATTTGCAGAAGCTGCTAATTTACTAGAAACAGCCTTGAAGCTTTTTCAAGCTCAACATCGTGGAATATCAGAGGCAGAAGTTTACTGGGCATTAGCTGTAGCACAGGAAGGATTAGGACAAGAAGAGTTAGCATTAGAAAATTATAAAGATGCGGCTAAATTGTGTAATAAACTTTCTTATTTAGATTATGAATGGCGTGCTTTGTTAGGAGAAGGTAACATTCTAGCCTCAAATAGTCAGTTTCAAGAAGCTGAAAATGTAATTAGTGAAGCTATTTTGGTAATTGAAAAGATGAAATCACAACTACCAGAAGGAGCAAACTTAAAAGGGTTTTTAGAGGAAAAACAACCTGTTTATGATTTGTTCCAAAAACTAAAAACTAAACTAACAGAAATTTAA
- a CDS encoding IS630 family transposase yields the protein MLVFYIAELLKNLGFSFQKARFISDHLDEDKRAEWLAETWPKAFNLARKKGAYLLFGDEVSFPQWGSLSYTWARRGNQPTIKTSGTRRAFRVFGLIDFFTGKFFYQPTTSRFNSDTYQAFLISVIRRSSKHIVLIQDAAKYHTSKQLKDFFQLNKSCLTVFQLPSYSPDFNPIEKLWKNLKQSHIHLHHFPSFDSLQSKVDEALFDFSLQPFAILVLFGFYDSLNFSLPLAS from the coding sequence TTGCTGGTATTTTATATAGCTGAACTGCTTAAAAATTTAGGATTTTCATTTCAAAAAGCAAGATTTATATCAGACCATTTGGACGAAGATAAAAGAGCAGAATGGTTAGCTGAAACTTGGCCTAAAGCTTTTAATTTAGCAAGGAAAAAAGGTGCATATCTACTTTTTGGAGATGAAGTTAGTTTTCCTCAATGGGGAAGTCTTTCCTATACTTGGGCCCGTAGAGGCAACCAACCTACTATTAAAACTTCTGGCACTCGTAGAGCTTTTCGTGTCTTTGGTTTAATTGATTTTTTCACTGGCAAGTTTTTTTATCAACCTACTACTTCTCGTTTTAACTCTGACACCTACCAAGCTTTTCTTATTTCTGTTATTAGACGCTCTTCTAAACATATTGTTCTTATTCAGGATGCTGCCAAATACCATACTTCTAAACAACTTAAAGACTTTTTTCAACTTAATAAATCTTGTTTAACTGTTTTTCAACTTCCCTCTTATTCTCCTGACTTTAACCCTATCGAAAAGCTTTGGAAAAATCTCAAGCAATCCCACATTCATTTACATCATTTTCCTTCTTTTGATTCTTTGCAATCTAAAGTTGATGAAGCTTTGTTTGATTTCTCTCTTCAACCTTTTGCCATTTTAGTTTTATTTGGCTTTTATGATTCTCTTAATTTTTCTTTGCCTTTAGCCTCCTAA